The genome window TCGGCCTGTTTATCTTTGATCTCGTTATCGGGCATGGTTTCCTCCCTAATGATTATCGTTTTTTGCATTATTTCCAGACGGCATATTTTGTCAAAGCTTTTGTTACAATCCCCAAAATTTGAATGACCTCTGGAGCATGAGTTCGTGGGAAATCTGTTCGTCCCATGGCACATATTTGAAGGTGTAGGCAAGGCGGAACTTCGCCGGAAGATACCAGCGCAAAGAGGCTTCGTGGGAGACCACGATCTGGGTACGGTTTTGGAGGTCGGTGGCTTCTTGCAGGCCCAGGGTGTAGTCGAGGAAGAATTTGCGGCCCAGGTATTTGCTCATGTAGATGGAAAGGTTGTTGAGCAGGATGGAAGAACTGAATTGGGACACGTTACCCACAAACTGGTTCAGGTCCGTATATCCGGTCAGTTGGTTGGGATTGGTGGTGTATTTGGTGAAGAGGTTTTCGATGAATCCGGCGCGGATGCTGAAGTCGTCTATCCTCAGCAGGCGGCGGATGTTGTTTTCCAGAGGGTAGAGCAGAGGTGAGAGCAGCGAGGTGTTCAGGTTTTCGGAAATCAGCCCCAGAGCCTCGTCCTGCAGCAGGTTGCCCTGTTGGGTGGCGGAAAGCTGTTCGGAACTGGCGTTGTAGCGCATGCGGCTGAGGATGCTGGCAGCGTTGTTGTCGTCAGGATTGTCGCTGTCGAGAGTGAAGTTGACACGCTTTAAGATGGACTGATCCGGGTTTTCCTTGTCCGTGTTGATGTTGAGGGTGACAATGGTGCCGTCGGCTGTTTCATGGGTGAGGGTGCCTTCGATGGTCACCATTTTCTGGGCTCCGGTGATGCTGAAGTTCAGCTCTTTCATGGCGAACTTGGTGCCGAAGAAATCCATGCTGCCCTGCTCGGAAGTGATGCTGGATTCCTGGGGATGCCAGACGCTGCCATCGAAAAGGATGTGCATGTAACCACCGGGCATGATCATGAAGTTGGTGGGATAAGTGGCGTATTTAACGTTGTCCTGCACAAACACTTTGAGGTCCAGGTTGAAAGGCAGGGGTATGGCTTCGCGCTTGGGCTCGGAATCCATGCCCAAAGAACCGCGTAAGCTGTAAATCAGGTTCAACAGGTTGTTGGTGCGGGGCGGATAAACGATGCTGGCTTCGCTCACCAAAGCCTCAGCCGTTATCATCATGTCGTCGAAAGGCCCTGTAACCGTCGCGTATTCAGCATTTTGCCCACGCAAAACGATTCGTGCGCGGCTACGGGGAGCGGTGATGTCCGGCACGTAAAGCAGCGCGCCGGGCTCGTCCACCTTTACCAGCAGGGTGCCCAGATCGAGCATGGCGGCTTTGAGATGAGATTCGGGATCGCCGTCGAAGTGGTTGATGGCGTGCAGCACCCCGTTACCCATCTGGGCGGTGAGGTTCCTGATCGTCACGCGGTTTTCTTCGATGTCCGCTGAAAGCTCGATGTTGCGGATATCCTCAGGCTGGTCATCCAGAACCAGCCTGCCTTCGCTGATCCGAAGAACCCCGCTCTGCACCATCAACTGGTCATCGAGGGTCCTGATGTTGCATTCCAGGTTGGCTTTGCCGCTGGCTTCGCGAACATACTCATATTCTTTGTCCAGCCATTCGAACAGCATTCCTTCAGCGCGAAGGTTGAGGGTGTGGTTACCTTCGAAAATGGTGCGGTTCAGGATATTGTAATCCAAAGCGCCGGAACCGCTTAAGCTGCCGAACTCGCTGCTGCGCACGGAGAGTGTGTCCACGATCAGCAGGTTTTTGGTTTGGGCCACAGAGACAAGCACATCATCCAGATCCGCGACGTTGGGGATCGAAAGCCGCGAAGACAGTAGTCTGGCGTCGAAAGAGAACTCACGCTCCCCGGTCAGCACGTCAGCAATGAAAAGCCCTATGTTTCCGGATACCGAGCCTTCCACCGGCGGCGAATACATCAGCTCTGCTGTGTTCAGTTCGGTGGCCAGGGCGTTCAGGCGCAGATTCCAGCCCTTGTCCAGCACGGCATCTCCGACCAGATCTACCAGTTGGGTGGATTCATTTCTGATCGCGCCCTGAATGTTTACCTGTCTCGGGTCCCCCAGCAGCGTCAGTTCAGCCGACATGGGCTTCAAACCGGGGATATTGACCTCCGCGACGCTCAGCACAGCATCCAGGAAATCGGTGCCACTGCTGGAATAGCTGGCAGTGAGGTTCACTCCGTTGATCTGGGGCAATTGCAGGTTCGGGAAATAAGACTGGAGCATCTCGCTGCCAATGTCGGCCAAAACCACTTGGAATTGCATGTCCTGGATATCTTTGAGGTCCAGTCCTCCACTGGCCATGATCTGCTTGTTCAGGTTAAAAGAGCTGATTTTAAGCTCCTGGTCTTGGATACCAGCCACCAGCCCCAAGGTGAGGGGCTCTCCGTTGATAGTAAAGTATGGTGTGTCCAGAACCAAATCGCCTTGTTTTGTTTTGAGGTCGTAAGACGCGATCAAGTCGATGTCTGCACCGATATTCAAGTCCTTGGTCAAATCGACCGACAAAGCAGCAGACAGCACGGCTTTGGACCCGGCGAGGAAGGCGGAAATCCCGCCGCTCAGCAACGGCCTGAATTGCTCGATGCTTTTGTCAGGATAGACGGAGGCAAGCTGAACCGAGTTTAAATCGCCTTCCAGCAGGAAATTGCGGTCATTGATATCTCCCACCAGGCTGAGCTCGATGCCCAGCGGCGATCTGAGTTCCGCGTCCACCAGGTAGTTCTGGCCGTTATCTGTGATGAGCGGAACCAGGTTCGCATAGCCGGAGAGCCCCCGATAATCAAGTTTGTTCTGGGCGAAATCCAGACCGTGGATCAGGGCCCGAATCTCCGGCACCGCGCTGTAAAAATCCAGTTCCACATCGGCTGAGGCAGTCACTTTGAGGTCAGCAATGCCCCGCCGTATCGGCTCTGTGTCCAGCTTGGCGGTCAGTTTGCGTTCTTCTGTGCTGAACGAGCCAGTGAGGTCCACCCGCTGGTTTTGCCAAATTAGGTCCCGCAAGGCCAGGTCGACCTCTTTGAATTTGTAAGTAGCAATAAGGTCAACGTTTTCCACGGTTTGCCCGGAGAAGGAAAGCTTGTTCGAAGCCGCCGCCAGTTGCAACACGGGGTCCAAAAGTTTCCCCTCCGCGTTCAGGGTGCCATCCACCCAGCCACTGAAATTGGCGCCCAGCATGGACAAATCGACCCGCAGGTCCACTTGGCCGGAATCGATGATGAGGTCGCCGAAAAGGTCGCGGGCGCGGATGTCGCCGCTGATGCTGCTGGAGCCAACTGTGCTTTGGGCTAGGCTGGCATTCAGCTTGCTGCCGTCTGAGGTGATATCCAGCAGGGGTATGTTCACCGGATATTGCTGCCAAACAAAGGCGGAAGCGTCCTTCAGCACCAGATGGGCGTTCAGGACCGGATCCGAGCCTTTCTTCGGCTGAGAAACATTGGCTGCCAGGTCTAGGTTGCCGCGGAAATCGCGGATTTGGGGATGGCTAAGGTAGAGGGGTTCATAATTCCTCAATTCAACCCGGGAAGAGGCAATCCGCCCCTTATCCAGAATCCCGTTCAGATTCAGGGTCCCGCCGCTTGAAGTGGTTGAGGATAGGCCGATATTGGAAACGTTTGTGTTATGTATGGTCAAATCGATCTGGCTGAGTTCCTCCATCGCGGTCAGCAGCCCTTCTTCACCCAATTTGAGCGGCACCTTCACATCCGCCTTGAAGCTGGAATTAGTGATGGTCAGCTTGTTGAAAATGGGTTTGAGGTCCGGGATTTCGAATTTCTTTTTGGCTTTTTTGGCTTTGGGCACCACGGCCAGCTGAACATCCGCTTTGTCTATCTCGATGTGGTCCATCAAATTGCGCATCTTGAACCCGGAGAAGATGAAGCGCAGCAGATTAAAACGCACCCGGGCATTGTCCACCGTAAAATTCAGCAAGCTATCCGCCGCCGCGAAACTGATCTTTTCCGCGTAAACCTGCTGGCTGCTGATGGTGAAGAATCCGATCCGGAACTCTCCCTTCAGAGCTTTCCCGGCCTCGTTTTCCGCTATCCCCTTCACCCTGCCCTGAACGTCAAAGACATACCAGGACACAAAAAACAAGGTGTTGATGGCCAGTAGGACAACTATGAAGCTCAGGAATTTGCGGGAGCGTCGCATGGCGTCAGAACAGTTTGCCGTCCCTCAGTTCATAAGTTTTGGGACTTTGCCTGGCCAGTTCCCGATCGTGGGTTACGATCACAAAGGTCTGCTTCAAATCGCGGTTTAGCTGTAAGAAAAGGTCCCAGACCTCGGCGCTGTGTTGGGGATCCAGGTTGCCCGTGGGCTCGTCCGCCAAGACGATACGGGGACGGTTTATAAGAGCCCGGGCCAGGGCCAGGCGCTGCTGTTCACCACCGCTGAGTTGGTTCGGATAGTGGTTGCCGCGTTCCGATAACCTCAAGGTAACCAGAAAGTTGTCAGCTTCAGCCAAAGCTTTTTGCCTACCAGTTCCGGCGATAAGCATCGGAAGGGCCACGTTTTCCCTGGCAGTGAGGTCTTCGATAAGGTAATGGAATTGAAAAACAAAGCCGATATCCCGGTTGCGGATCTGATGGGCGTTGACGTGACGGGCGGAGACTTCGGTGCCGTTGATGAACACCTTGCCGCTGTCGGGATCATCCAGAAGCCCCAAAATGTGGAGCAGAGTGCTTTTGCCGCAGCCCGATTTCCCCGTGATGCAGACCAGTTCGCCATCCTCCACTTCCAGTGAGGCATCAATCAACACGCGGATGTTCTGGCCTTTATCGGCATAGGTTTTATACAGCGAATGGCCGGCTAAACAGATCAATTCTCACCTCCTAAGTATTACGCAACAGGTCGATGGTGCGCATCCGGTCAATCCTGCGCAGGGGGATGCGAACGCAGAGTAGAATAAGCAGGGCGGCTACAACAAAGATCAGGGCTTGGTTGAACGGCGATACATATAGCTCGAGGCGGTCGATGAAATAGACGTCGCCCTTGAGTTTGTAAACATTTTGTTTCACAATCAGCCAGGAGAGCAGAAAGCCGAACAACTGGCCCAGTATAACCGAGGCAAGGCAGACCAGTGTGATTTGGGAGCCCAGGATGTTGCGCACCGTGCCAGGCGCGGCGCCAAGTGCCTTGAGGACCGCTATCTCGTTTCTTTTATCCAGGATCTGGGTCAGCACGCCGCTGATCACGTTGATCCCGGCGATCGGCACCAGAAAGCTGAACACGATGAAGATCAGCCATTTCTGCATCTTGACCATGCTCAGCAGGGTGGTGTTCACCACCGGTGCTGCATAAACATAGGGGCCAAGCAGATGGTCATATTTCGCTGCCAGGTTCTGGGCGTCATCGGCATAGGCGTTTTGCAGGCGCAATTCGATGTTGCTGAAACCGGATGCCAATCCTGAAAGAGCCCGCAAATCAGCCAGGCTGCCGATCATCAGGCTGCGGTCATATTCGTAAAAACCTGAGTTGTAGATGCCGGTCACCTTCAGAGAGCGTTGGTTTGGATACAAGCCCAGAGGGGTGATCAGATCGAGGCGGGGAAATGAAACCAGCATCGTGTCGCCGAGGGCCAGGCCGAGGTCCCGGGCCAGATAATGCCCCACAATCACCTGCCCCGCGGCAACTTGCGCGGAGCCTTGAGTCACATATTTGGCATGGATCGCCTCTTCCCCGATTCCCTTGGCGTAGGCTTGCATCAAACCACTTCTGGCTTTGGAGCCATTCTGGGCCATAAGACTGCTGTTAAGCACCGGCACGGCCGATTTTATTTCCGGGAAGGCAGTAAGCCTGTTCAGAGTAGCTTCAGCCAGCGAATCCGGCAATGATCCAGCCCCGGCCCCGTAAACCCTGATATGGGCGAAAGAATCGAGCAGGACGGATTTCAGGGCTCTTTCATAACCCTCAAAAAGGTTCAAAGCCGCTGTGAGGATGCCAACCGAGATCACAATCCCCAGGATCATGAACAAAAAGCTGAAACGCAGCAGGTTTCTCTTCGGATCGCTAATATAGCGTTCTATGAAGAGCCGTTCAGCAGGATTCACTCAGTTCCTCCGCGCTGATGTTGACAGTTTTTTCCACCGACACGGGCAATTCTCTCAGAGGTGAAATTCGGTTGATGATGAGTTCCGAAACCAAGCCCAGAGAGATGAACTGCAAGCCACCCAGGATCAGGGTTATGCCCAGAAAGAGGGGCAGGCGGTTGGAAATCGGCTGGCCGTAAAAGATCTTCA of Candidatus Cloacimonadota bacterium contains these proteins:
- a CDS encoding ABC transporter ATP-binding protein — its product is MICLAGHSLYKTYADKGQNIRVLIDASLEVEDGELVCITGKSGCGKSTLLHILGLLDDPDSGKVFINGTEVSARHVNAHQIRNRDIGFVFQFHYLIEDLTARENVALPMLIAGTGRQKALAEADNFLVTLRLSERGNHYPNQLSGGEQQRLALARALINRPRIVLADEPTGNLDPQHSAEVWDLFLQLNRDLKQTFVIVTHDRELARQSPKTYELRDGKLF
- a CDS encoding ABC transporter permease; amino-acid sequence: MNPAERLFIERYISDPKRNLLRFSFLFMILGIVISVGILTAALNLFEGYERALKSVLLDSFAHIRVYGAGAGSLPDSLAEATLNRLTAFPEIKSAVPVLNSSLMAQNGSKARSGLMQAYAKGIGEEAIHAKYVTQGSAQVAAGQVIVGHYLARDLGLALGDTMLVSFPRLDLITPLGLYPNQRSLKVTGIYNSGFYEYDRSLMIGSLADLRALSGLASGFSNIELRLQNAYADDAQNLAAKYDHLLGPYVYAAPVVNTTLLSMVKMQKWLIFIVFSFLVPIAGINVISGVLTQILDKRNEIAVLKALGAAPGTVRNILGSQITLVCLASVILGQLFGFLLSWLIVKQNVYKLKGDVYFIDRLELYVSPFNQALIFVVAALLILLCVRIPLRRIDRMRTIDLLRNT